A stretch of the Haloarcula ordinaria genome encodes the following:
- a CDS encoding acyl-CoA carboxylase subunit beta: MNHDERVEDLRERKAEAERGGGEERIESQHEKGKLTARERIDYFLDDGSFVEIDALREHRSTNFDMAEREAPGDGVVVGYGAVNGDRVYVFAHDFTVFGGSLGEAFAQKVCKVMDKAIENGAPIIGLNDSAGARIQEGIDSLAGYADIFHRNQQASGVVPQISAIMGPCAGGAVYSPAITDFVYMVEETSHMFITGPDVIETVTGEEVGFDELGGAQTHATESGVAHFTAADEKAAMDEIRYLLSYLPQNNVQDPPSVDPWDDPDRRDESLVETVPDQPQKPYDMVEVVDGIVDTDSFFEVAEGFARNIVTGFARLDGHSVGVVGNQPRVNAGTLDIDASRKAARFVRFCDAFNIPILTFVDVPGFMPGKDQERNAIINHGAKLLYAYSEATVPLLTVITRKAYGGAYDVMASKHIDADMNYAWPTAEIAVMGPQGAVNVLYGDELADADDVEARRQQLIDEYRDAFANPYIAAKRGFVDDVIEPQETRPRLIEDLDLLRGKRKDQPDRKHGNIPL; this comes from the coding sequence GTGAACCACGACGAACGCGTCGAGGACCTCCGCGAGCGGAAGGCGGAGGCGGAGCGCGGCGGCGGCGAGGAACGCATCGAGTCCCAGCACGAGAAGGGCAAACTCACCGCCCGCGAACGTATCGACTACTTCCTCGACGACGGCTCGTTCGTCGAGATCGACGCCCTGCGTGAGCACCGCTCGACCAACTTCGACATGGCCGAGCGGGAGGCCCCCGGCGACGGCGTGGTCGTCGGCTACGGCGCGGTCAACGGCGACCGCGTCTACGTCTTCGCCCACGACTTCACCGTCTTCGGCGGGTCGCTCGGCGAGGCGTTCGCCCAGAAGGTCTGTAAGGTGATGGACAAGGCCATCGAGAACGGCGCGCCGATAATCGGACTGAACGACTCCGCGGGCGCCCGCATCCAGGAGGGTATCGACTCCCTGGCTGGCTACGCCGACATCTTCCACCGTAACCAGCAGGCCAGCGGCGTCGTCCCACAGATATCGGCCATCATGGGTCCCTGTGCCGGCGGCGCGGTCTACTCACCGGCCATCACCGACTTCGTCTACATGGTCGAGGAGACCAGCCACATGTTCATCACCGGACCGGACGTCATCGAGACGGTCACCGGCGAGGAGGTCGGCTTCGACGAACTGGGCGGCGCACAGACCCACGCGACCGAGTCCGGCGTGGCGCACTTCACCGCCGCCGACGAGAAGGCCGCGATGGACGAGATTCGCTACCTCCTCTCCTATCTCCCCCAGAACAACGTCCAGGACCCGCCGAGTGTCGACCCCTGGGACGACCCGGACCGCCGCGACGAGTCGCTGGTCGAGACGGTGCCCGACCAGCCACAGAAGCCCTACGACATGGTCGAGGTCGTCGACGGCATCGTCGACACCGACTCCTTCTTCGAGGTCGCTGAGGGGTTCGCCCGGAACATTGTCACCGGCTTCGCCCGGCTGGACGGCCACAGCGTCGGCGTCGTCGGCAACCAGCCCCGGGTCAACGCCGGGACGCTGGACATCGACGCCTCGCGGAAGGCCGCCCGGTTCGTCCGCTTCTGTGACGCCTTCAACATCCCCATCCTGACGTTCGTCGACGTGCCGGGGTTCATGCCCGGCAAAGACCAGGAACGAAACGCCATCATCAACCACGGCGCGAAACTGCTGTACGCCTACTCCGAGGCCACCGTCCCGCTGTTGACGGTCATCACGCGCAAGGCATACGGCGGCGCGTACGACGTCATGGCCTCGAAGCACATCGACGCCGACATGAACTACGCGTGGCCCACCGCCGAAATCGCCGTGATGGGCCCACAGGGTGCCGTGAACGTCCTCTACGGCGACGAACTGGCCGACGCGGACGACGTCGAGGCCCGCCGCCAGCAGCTCATCGACGAGTACCGCGACGCCTTCGCGAACCCCTACATCGCCGCCAAGCGCGGGTTCGTCGACGACGTTATCGAACCACAAGAGACTCGGCCGCGACTCATCGAAGACCTCGACCTCCTCCGAGGGAAACGGAAGGACCAACCCGACCGCAAACACGGGAACATCCCACTGTAA
- a CDS encoding acc operon protein, with protein sequence MATDTAPDSADVDVELVKAVADALPDAADDEAAAIAVAIGAHMTDQQRAAAAAAAAAGDDPTWDGKEWTFSKRVADTQRRHVTVPADAPTDPWSAAGRTDRM encoded by the coding sequence ATGGCCACAGACACAGCACCCGACTCCGCCGACGTCGACGTCGAGCTCGTCAAAGCGGTCGCGGACGCGCTCCCGGACGCCGCCGACGACGAGGCTGCGGCCATCGCCGTCGCCATCGGGGCGCACATGACCGACCAGCAGCGGGCCGCGGCGGCCGCGGCCGCCGCCGCGGGCGACGACCCGACCTGGGACGGCAAGGAGTGGACGTTCTCGAAGCGGGTCGCGGACACACAACGGCGCCACGTCACAGTTCCAGCAGACGCACCGACGGACCCCTGGAGCGCCGCCGGTCGAACCGACCGGATGTAG